One part of the Lytechinus pictus isolate F3 Inbred chromosome 3, Lp3.0, whole genome shotgun sequence genome encodes these proteins:
- the LOC129256703 gene encoding coiled-coil domain-containing protein 77-like has protein sequence MDVSYRSLQEFTVMAQTPYSTYRPSSRRSSSKKARKDATVIHFENADIPSVFVEDDVDEGPPIPTVNERLGHLRPSRELLEYYRRKIAEFDGEHQDMMKKLDQYKTTYERQHKMQWDLRQREEEIAELQKALSDMQVYLFQEREQVLRLYAENDRLKIRELEDRKRIQHLLALNGPGEPEVTYFHKEPPARAVVKQHHPTKRYPHPEGEKLGLQSVMPLQSSSTANVRAAVSRPTSAKPAKKNLTNKKKSNENVDIKEKQDVEVLLLQIEALQSQMADQARVSKDQVDALIEDRRVRMEEMQTVIERDQSKVQALEDRLHQTQNLLYDSTRDYLQLKYESRAEEKRWMGEKDKLLQELDRCKEQLNVSKDDVLHVSDHALEQRQAQTIEIEALENQLQQAQKLSDMYREQVITLESELAAIREKEDVSKEAFKGRTEKLSRRLQLMNQRYEALEKRRNLEVEGFKNDIKTLRGRLKDVEKQLFKVTLGFGEDGDMRMLRDVHTTAKKSKEMQGELHRLKAMIYGMENDIRRL, from the exons ATGGATGTATCTTATCGATCTCTGCAAGAATTTACAGTGATGGCTCAGACTCCCTATTCAACCTATCGACCCTCCTCCCGACGTTCATCATCTAAAAAAGCAAGGAAGGATGCTACTgttattcattttgaaaatgcagACATTCCAAGTGTATTTGTAGAAGATGATGTAGATGAAGGACCTCCAATCCcaacagtcaatgagagacttGGTCATCTAAGACCATCCAGAGAACTTCTTGAGTATTACAGAAGAAAAATAGCTGAGTTTGATGGAGAACATCAAGATATGATGAAGAAACTGGATCAATATAAGACCACATATGAACGacag CACAAAATGCAGTGGGATTTACGACAGCGTGAAGAAGAGATTGCAGAGCTGCAGAAGGCTCTTAGTGATATGCAGGTATATCTCTTCCAAGAAAGAGAGCAAGTACTCAGACTGTATGCCGAGAATGACAGATTAAAAATTAGAGAGCTTGAAGACAGGAAAAG GATCCAGCACCTGCTTGCATTGAATGGTCCAGGTGAACCTGAGGTAACCTATTTCCACAAGGAACCACCAGCTAGGGCTGTAGTAAAGCAGCATCATCCTACCAAGAGATATCCACATCCAGAAG GTGAGAAGCTTGGTTTACAATCTGTCATGCCCCTTCAGAGTAGTTCAACAGCCAATGTGAGAGCAGCAGTATCTAGACCAACCTCTGCTAAACCAGCAAAGAAGAACCTCACTA ATAAGAAGAAATCCAACGAGAATGTAGACATAAAGGAAAAACAAGATGTAGAAGTATTACTGCTTCAGATTGAAGCTTTACAGAGTCAGATGGCAGACCAAGCAAGAGTATCAAAAGACCAG GTAGATGCATTGATAGAAGACAGGAGAGTAAGAATGGAAGAGATGCAGACAGTGATAGAAAGAGATCAAAGTAAAGTACAAGCTTTAGAAGACAG ACTCCATCAAACTCAGAATCTCCTGTATGACAGCACAAGGGATTACCTGCAGTTGAAGTATGAGAGCCGAGCAGAGGAAAAGAGATGGATGGGAGAGAAAGATAAACTCCTCCAAGAACTTGATAGATGTAAAGAACAATTGAATGTATCTAAAGATgatgttttacatgtatctgATCATGCACTGGAGCAGAGACAAGCTCAAACCATAGAGATTGAG GCTTTAGAGAATCAGCTTCAACAAGCTCAGAAGCTGAGTGATATGTATAGAGAACAAGTGATCACTTTAGAATCTGAGTTAGCAGCTATCAGAGAGAAAGAAGATGTTAGTAAAGAAGCTTTTAAG GGACGAACAGAGAAACTTAGTAGACGTCTTCAGCTGATGAATCAGAGATATGAGGCTCTTGAGAAGAGACGTAATCTAGAGGTAGAAGGTTTCAAGAATGATATCAAAACTCTTAGGGGTAGACTCAAAGATGTAGAGAAACAACTATTCAAG GTGACCCTTGGATTTGGTGAGGATGGTGATATGAGAATGCTTCGTGATGTTCATACAACAGCAAAGAAATCTAAAGAAATGCAAGGAGAATTACACAGACTTAAAGCAATGATCTATGGCATGGAAAATGACATCAGAAGATTATAA